A genomic window from Maritimibacter sp. DP1N21-5 includes:
- a CDS encoding biotin-dependent carboxyltransferase family protein, whose amino-acid sequence MVEAVLKVTQAGPHVSYQDRGRVGYLRFGVPASGPMDRFAHDAALAALGLSADATAIEVSMGGLLLTCQRGEVAFAVCGGGFTVEVDGQRAGSWTVGRLTEGGRLTIRPGGFGNWCTLAFAGSLRTERWLGHGATHAASGLGGGVVTSGSVITIDDARTVPEREGVIATELSDGLGRDPVEVPVVMGPQEAAFAPDALEAFVTGPFGVTPVFDRMGMRLDGPALDLADALSIPSEPALRGAVQVAGDGVASVLLADHQTTGGYPKIATIPMHHTDRLAQARPGQKLRFKPVTPQEAIAESRRVALRRKDAMDRIATPRGSLSERLMRENLISGIVGEET is encoded by the coding sequence ATGGTTGAGGCGGTGCTGAAGGTCACTCAGGCCGGGCCGCATGTGTCCTATCAGGACCGGGGTCGCGTGGGATACCTGCGCTTCGGGGTTCCGGCCTCCGGGCCGATGGACCGCTTCGCACATGATGCCGCGCTCGCCGCGTTGGGACTGAGTGCCGATGCGACGGCCATCGAGGTGTCGATGGGGGGCCTATTGCTGACCTGCCAGAGGGGCGAAGTGGCTTTCGCGGTCTGTGGCGGCGGTTTCACCGTCGAGGTCGACGGGCAGCGCGCCGGCTCATGGACGGTGGGGCGGCTGACCGAGGGCGGTCGGCTGACGATCCGGCCCGGAGGCTTTGGCAATTGGTGCACGCTTGCCTTTGCCGGGAGCCTTCGCACCGAGCGCTGGCTGGGTCATGGCGCCACCCATGCGGCGTCGGGCCTAGGGGGTGGGGTGGTGACGAGCGGCAGCGTGATCACGATTGACGATGCCCGGACGGTGCCCGAGCGGGAGGGCGTTATCGCAACGGAACTGAGCGATGGTCTTGGCCGGGATCCGGTGGAGGTCCCCGTCGTCATGGGCCCGCAGGAAGCGGCCTTCGCGCCCGATGCGCTCGAGGCCTTCGTGACCGGGCCATTCGGGGTCACTCCGGTATTCGACCGGATGGGGATGCGGCTCGACGGCCCCGCGCTCGACCTGGCCGACGCGCTGTCGATCCCTTCGGAACCCGCGCTGCGGGGCGCGGTGCAGGTCGCGGGCGATGGGGTGGCGAGCGTGCTGCTGGCGGATCACCAGACCACGGGGGGCTATCCCAAGATCGCGACGATCCCCATGCACCATACCGACCGACTGGCGCAGGCCCGGCCGGGCCAGAAACTGCGTTTCAAGCCCGTGACCCCGCAGGAGGCCATTGCCGAAAGCAGGCGCGTGGCGCTGCGGCGCAAAGATGCGATGGACCGGATCGCGACGCCGCGCGGGTCCCTGTCTGAACGCCTGATGCGCGAGAACCTGATCAGCGGGATCGTCGGCGAAGAGACGTGA
- a CDS encoding allophanate hydrolase subunit 1 — MTQAPPEQEDFPSFRAVGDCGLLVTYGTVSSDAVAQQILTLDRRIAEAPPPGVCEVVPAMVNLLVVFDPLVTDHDSLTESVRALARDAATDDLAGTERVVEVCFDDDFAPDLRAVATAKSLSEEAVCERFLNGDFRVRMYGFAPGYAYMSGVPEAIRVPRKSAAVRDVPAGSVIIAGEQCLVTTLTMPTGWSIIGRSPTKVLSRGSERPFLFDVGDPVRFRRISRAEYEVRMGEGHG, encoded by the coding sequence ATGACGCAAGCGCCCCCAGAACAGGAGGATTTCCCCAGCTTTCGCGCGGTCGGAGATTGCGGGCTGCTAGTTACATACGGCACCGTATCTTCTGACGCCGTCGCGCAGCAAATCCTCACCCTCGACCGCAGGATCGCAGAAGCGCCGCCCCCCGGCGTTTGCGAGGTCGTGCCTGCGATGGTCAATCTCCTCGTGGTGTTCGATCCGCTCGTGACGGATCATGACAGCCTGACGGAGTCTGTCCGCGCGCTTGCCCGTGACGCGGCGACGGACGATCTGGCCGGAACGGAGCGGGTGGTGGAGGTCTGCTTCGACGACGATTTCGCGCCCGATCTGCGGGCGGTGGCCACGGCCAAATCCCTGTCGGAAGAGGCGGTCTGCGAGCGGTTTCTTAACGGCGATTTCCGGGTGCGCATGTACGGCTTCGCGCCGGGCTACGCCTACATGTCCGGCGTGCCCGAGGCGATCCGCGTGCCGCGCAAGTCCGCCGCGGTGCGCGATGTGCCCGCGGGCAGCGTGATCATCGCGGGCGAACAATGCCTCGTCACCACGCTGACGATGCCGACGGGATGGTCGATCATCGGCCGCTCGCCGACGAAGGTCCTGTCGCGGGGTTCCGAGCGACCTTTCCTGTTCGACGTCGGCGACCCGGTCCGGTTTCGCCGGATTTCACGCGCGGAGTATGAGGTGCGGATGGGTGAGGGCCATGGTTGA
- a CDS encoding LamB/YcsF family protein: MKIDLNADLGEGFGAWAMAEDAAMFDIVTSANIACGGHAGDPDTMATATRVAREKGVVIGAHPGYADLSGFGRRVIPMTPDQIAAMVAVQIGALKGAAGLTQGQVRYVKPHGALANLAAADREVAGAILGAVRAIDTALPILAISGTVLDRLSREAGHPTFSEVFADRAYQADGQLVPRGTPGAVLHDTDEIVARMLSMLESGEMPVLGGGRIRLAADSICLHGDTPGALDTAGVLRRALEGAGVSVAPFVAVEG, translated from the coding sequence ATGAAGATCGACCTCAACGCCGACCTTGGCGAAGGCTTCGGGGCCTGGGCGATGGCGGAGGACGCCGCGATGTTCGACATCGTGACCAGCGCCAATATCGCCTGTGGCGGCCATGCGGGCGATCCGGACACGATGGCCACAGCGACCCGTGTCGCGCGGGAGAAGGGCGTCGTGATCGGGGCGCATCCGGGCTATGCGGACCTTTCCGGGTTCGGCCGCCGGGTGATCCCGATGACGCCGGATCAGATCGCGGCGATGGTCGCGGTCCAGATCGGGGCGCTGAAGGGGGCGGCGGGCCTGACGCAGGGCCAGGTGCGCTATGTCAAACCGCATGGCGCGCTGGCCAATCTGGCGGCGGCCGACCGGGAGGTGGCGGGCGCGATCCTTGGTGCCGTGAGGGCCATTGACACCGCGCTTCCGATCCTTGCGATTTCGGGGACCGTGCTGGACAGGCTGTCGCGGGAGGCGGGGCATCCGACCTTTTCCGAGGTTTTCGCCGACCGGGCCTATCAAGCCGACGGTCAGCTCGTGCCGCGCGGCACCCCCGGCGCGGTGCTGCACGACACGGACGAGATCGTTGCGCGGATGTTGTCGATGCTCGAAAGCGGCGAGATGCCGGTGCTGGGAGGCGGGCGGATCCGGCTGGCGGCCGACTCGATCTGTCTCCATGGCGACACGCCGGGTGCTCTAGACACGGCCGGCGTTCTTCGCCGCGCGCTTGAAGGGGCGGGCGTGAGTGTCGCGCCCTTCGTGGCGGTGGAGGGATGA
- a CDS encoding EthD domain-containing protein, giving the protein MTQPNKRNTIIWRRDDMTPAAFHAHWSGPHADIARELPDLVWYIQNHVIRPLASSPGINSTCDGIAEIAYGVSAGILDKIEGWDRVAELRADEARFLSNRLGCWSVRQEDSQAPSLRRVVAHVSEAEDVAVETALARIGQVVACHGERTVGRIDTPDAAEEKGEVPGWFLFAELPLGAGAADLLAPEGPILEPLALSGGGFAAYLTYTEAKRVPMDA; this is encoded by the coding sequence GTGACCCAGCCCAACAAGCGAAACACGATCATCTGGCGCAGGGACGACATGACGCCCGCCGCCTTCCACGCGCATTGGTCCGGACCTCATGCCGACATCGCGCGGGAGCTGCCGGACCTCGTCTGGTATATCCAGAACCACGTGATCCGGCCACTTGCGTCCAGTCCGGGCATAAACTCGACCTGCGACGGGATCGCCGAGATCGCCTATGGCGTGAGCGCGGGGATCCTTGACAAGATCGAGGGCTGGGACCGGGTTGCGGAGCTTCGGGCCGACGAGGCGCGGTTCCTGTCGAACCGGCTCGGGTGCTGGTCGGTCCGCCAGGAGGACAGCCAGGCACCGAGCCTGCGCCGGGTCGTGGCCCATGTGTCAGAAGCAGAGGACGTCGCGGTCGAGACGGCTCTCGCCCGGATCGGGCAGGTGGTTGCCTGTCACGGCGAACGCACCGTGGGCCGCATCGACACCCCCGATGCCGCCGAAGAGAAGGGCGAGGTTCCCGGCTGGTTCCTCTTTGCCGAATTGCCCCTTGGCGCGGGGGCCGCCGATCTTCTGGCGCCGGAGGGGCCGATCCTCGAACCGCTTGCCCTGTCCGGCGGAGGGTTCGCCGCCTATCTGACCTATACCGAGGCGAAGCGGGTCCCCATGGACGCCTGA
- a CDS encoding sugar phosphate isomerase/epimerase, which produces MDRLCLHQLAAAGSQPEELVDIAAQNGVPAVSLFVTRSARSGSPFVETETQAKALRAQADRLGVEFYGMDVFSLPDSYTPDMFDANLDVAAILGGKRITVTLEKQDLSRARDTFDAFALRAKDRGIEPHLEFHAFGLINTLPQAEDFLLSIDYPATISADILHFYRNEGGLESLYAPRRAPIGHGQLCDGPLSRPEDEWLHEAVADRRYPGDGEFDVIRFLRGLPDDVRIDIEAPCSHPRLAGWTPAQKAAEAIRMARIAMAAAFEEA; this is translated from the coding sequence ATGGACCGACTTTGCCTTCACCAGCTTGCCGCCGCGGGGAGCCAGCCGGAAGAGCTTGTGGACATCGCCGCACAGAACGGCGTGCCTGCCGTGTCGCTCTTCGTGACACGCTCGGCTCGTTCAGGCAGCCCCTTTGTCGAGACCGAGACACAAGCCAAGGCCCTGCGCGCGCAGGCGGATCGGCTGGGCGTCGAGTTCTATGGGATGGACGTATTCTCGCTGCCCGACAGCTACACCCCCGACATGTTCGACGCGAACCTCGACGTGGCCGCGATCCTTGGCGGCAAGCGCATCACGGTCACCTTGGAAAAGCAGGACCTGAGCCGCGCGCGCGACACCTTCGATGCCTTTGCCCTGCGCGCCAAGGACCGCGGGATCGAACCGCATCTGGAGTTCCACGCCTTTGGGCTGATCAACACCTTGCCGCAGGCCGAGGATTTCCTGCTGTCGATCGACTACCCGGCGACGATTTCCGCCGACATCCTGCATTTCTACCGCAACGAGGGCGGGCTCGAGTCGCTTTATGCGCCGCGCCGCGCACCTATCGGGCACGGCCAGCTCTGCGACGGCCCCCTGTCCCGGCCCGAGGATGAATGGCTGCACGAGGCGGTGGCGGACCGGCGTTATCCGGGAGACGGCGAGTTTGACGTGATCCGGTTTCTGCGTGGCCTGCCCGACGATGTGCGCATCGACATCGAAGCGCCCTGTTCGCATCCGCGCCTCGCCGGATGGACGCCCGCGCAAAAGGCGGCGGAGGCGATCCGGATGGCCCGCATCGCGATGGCTGCGGCGTTCGAGGAGGCGTGA
- a CDS encoding nuclear transport factor 2 family protein, which translates to MSDENDIRRRIELYCDAVNRRGGAAWIDCWWPDALWTIYDRRIEGAQEILTTWEGAMAGYSQIHFFAQVGTMDIDGDRARLRVYTTEYLTTIEGAQRLQVGEYDDLMDKRDGHWRFAHRAYRVREQRHVPSGERG; encoded by the coding sequence ATGAGTGACGAGAACGACATTCGCCGGCGGATCGAACTCTATTGTGACGCGGTGAACCGGCGTGGCGGGGCGGCTTGGATCGACTGCTGGTGGCCCGACGCTCTCTGGACGATCTACGACCGCAGGATCGAGGGCGCGCAGGAGATCCTGACGACGTGGGAAGGGGCCATGGCGGGCTATTCCCAGATCCATTTCTTCGCGCAGGTCGGGACGATGGACATCGACGGCGACCGGGCACGGCTCCGCGTCTATACGACCGAATATCTCACGACGATCGAGGGTGCGCAGCGTCTTCAGGTCGGGGAATACGATGACCTGATGGACAAGCGTGACGGCCACTGGCGTTTCGCGCACCGCGCCTACAGGGTGCGCGAGCAACGCCATGTGCCATCAGGCGAGCGCGGGTAA